From the Rhodoferax sp. WC2427 genome, one window contains:
- a CDS encoding DUF2905 domain-containing protein, whose protein sequence is MFRWLLVIFFALLLIDWFSPLLQKLGFGRLPGDLRFRLFGRPWFIPITTTLVLSLVAGLVAKFI, encoded by the coding sequence ATGTTCCGTTGGCTGCTGGTCATCTTTTTCGCCTTGTTACTCATAGACTGGTTTTCCCCGTTGCTGCAGAAGCTGGGTTTTGGCAGACTGCCGGGCGACTTGCGCTTTCGGCTCTTCGGCCGGCCCTGGTTCATTCCAATCACCACCACCCTCGTCCTCAGCCTGGTTGCAGGCCTGGTCGCTAAATTTATCTAA
- a CDS encoding diguanylate cyclase: MALKAAKPTTLGGRIVWATLMFCLLFTLVVVAVRTWSAWQSNVARMSGEIALIAQVYQQTVSKSIWEMDRDTLQTHINSMANAASVGQVVVTLQSANHTPEVFRRVRDGWKPSTQAPTLDRTLDYELFAGNHETVGHLVLYGDERVLWIRLRGEVAEIVATQIAQSLLLASLIMLLLNRLVTVHVRRIAQHLGQLTPANLRQRLALDRAPTRQDELTQLVDGVNHLQTTLSDYLEKQQRDEAELLIHRDNLTALVRERTAALESANSQLEDTNTRLDGLARTDPLTGLANRRQFDEMKQIEFRRALRTGHPLTLLVCDIDCFKRYNDTYGHASGDQCLRAVAAALGAGSARAGDLVARIGGEEFAVLLPATDATQGTLLANQLLRAVADLGIAHSNSDAASVVTISVGLAQLDPKQVDQFETLFDQADKALYQAKSAGRNRVVAHGQGPA; this comes from the coding sequence ATGGCTCTAAAAGCCGCCAAGCCCACCACCCTGGGCGGACGCATTGTGTGGGCCACACTGATGTTTTGCCTGCTGTTCACCCTGGTGGTGGTGGCCGTGCGCACCTGGTCGGCCTGGCAAAGCAATGTGGCCCGCATGTCGGGCGAAATAGCGCTGATCGCGCAGGTCTACCAGCAGACCGTGTCCAAATCCATCTGGGAGATGGACCGCGACACCCTGCAGACCCACATCAACAGCATGGCCAATGCAGCCTCGGTGGGCCAGGTGGTGGTGACGCTGCAGTCTGCCAACCACACCCCTGAAGTGTTCCGGCGGGTGCGCGACGGGTGGAAGCCTTCCACCCAGGCGCCGACGCTGGACCGCACGCTGGACTACGAATTGTTTGCGGGCAACCACGAGACTGTGGGCCATCTGGTGTTGTATGGCGACGAGCGGGTACTGTGGATACGCTTGCGCGGCGAGGTGGCGGAAATCGTCGCCACCCAGATCGCCCAGTCCTTGTTGCTGGCCAGCCTGATCATGCTGCTGCTGAACCGCCTGGTCACGGTGCATGTGCGCCGCATCGCCCAGCACCTGGGCCAATTGACCCCCGCCAACCTGCGCCAGCGGCTGGCCCTGGACCGCGCGCCCACCCGGCAGGACGAACTGACGCAACTGGTGGACGGGGTCAACCACCTGCAAACCACGCTGTCCGACTACCTGGAGAAGCAACAGCGCGATGAAGCAGAACTGCTGATCCACCGCGATAACCTGACCGCGCTGGTGCGCGAACGCACTGCCGCACTGGAAAGCGCCAACAGCCAACTGGAAGACACCAACACCCGGTTGGACGGCCTGGCACGCACCGATCCACTGACCGGCCTGGCCAACCGCCGCCAATTTGACGAAATGAAGCAGATCGAGTTTCGCCGGGCCCTGCGCACCGGCCACCCGCTGACCTTGCTGGTCTGCGACATTGATTGCTTCAAGCGCTACAACGACACCTATGGCCACGCCAGCGGCGACCAGTGCCTGCGCGCCGTAGCCGCGGCCCTTGGAGCGGGCAGCGCACGGGCCGGAGACCTGGTGGCCCGCATCGGCGGCGAAGAATTTGCCGTGCTCCTGCCCGCCACCGATGCCACCCAGGGCACGCTGCTGGCCAACCAGCTGCTGCGCGCGGTGGCCGATCTGGGCATCGCCCACAGCAACTCCGATGCCGCGTCGGTGGTCACCATCAGCGTTGGCCTGGCCCAACTCGACCCCAAACAGGTGGACCAGTTCGAGACCCTGTTCGACCAGGCCGACAAAGCCCTCTACCAGGCCAAAAGCGCCGGCCGCAACCGGGTGGTGGCGCACGGGCAGGGCCCGGCATGA
- a CDS encoding dihydroneopterin aldolase, with amino-acid sequence MSHISGNQTLQLSGLRFNANLGILESEKTTPQPILVDAELNLGPQPLEPSDDDIHHVLDYRKVRQIIIDDCTAQHVNLLESMIGKLAQRLMQLPGVLGVRVKIAKLEIFDDCEVAIRVETGQW; translated from the coding sequence ATGTCCCACATTTCCGGCAACCAAACCCTGCAACTCTCCGGCCTGCGCTTCAACGCCAACCTGGGGATCCTGGAATCCGAAAAAACCACGCCGCAGCCCATCCTGGTGGATGCCGAACTCAACCTGGGGCCCCAGCCGCTGGAGCCCAGCGACGACGACATCCACCACGTGCTCGACTACCGCAAGGTGCGCCAGATCATCATCGACGACTGCACCGCCCAGCATGTGAACCTGCTGGAGAGCATGATCGGCAAGCTGGCCCAGCGCCTGATGCAGCTGCCCGGCGTGTTGGGTGTGCGCGTCAAAATCGCCAAGCTGGAGATTTTTGACGACTGCGAAGTGGCCATCCGGGTCGAAACAGGGCAGTGGTGA
- a CDS encoding multifunctional CCA addition/repair protein yields MQIYLVGGAVRDTLLGRTGGDRDWVVVGATPEALVAQGFLPVGKDFPVFLHPRTHEEYALARTERKTAPGYRGFAVHAAIDVTLEQDLARRDLTINAIAARAGPISADGQFDVDFEALTDPFGGQRDLQAKLLRHVTDAFREDPVRILRVARFAARFTDFTVAPETLELMREMVAAGEVDALVPERVWQELARGLMEPQPSRMFAVLRDCGALARLLPEVAALWGVPQRADYHPEIDTGIHVMMVLDMAARLQAPLPVRFACLTHDLGKATTPADILPRHIGHEMRSADLLKGLCQRLRVPTDCRDLADVVAREHGNIHRGLDISSAAALRLLERADAFRKPQRFADALLACECDARGRLGLDGQPYPQRPHWLAVLQAAQSVATEPIAKMAQEKGVQGKDIGGLVHAARVAAIHAAGLAD; encoded by the coding sequence ATGCAAATCTATCTAGTCGGCGGCGCAGTCCGCGATACCCTGTTGGGCCGCACCGGCGGCGACCGGGATTGGGTGGTAGTGGGGGCGACGCCCGAGGCGCTGGTGGCCCAGGGCTTCCTGCCGGTGGGCAAGGACTTCCCCGTCTTCCTGCACCCGCGCACCCACGAGGAATACGCCCTGGCCCGCACCGAGCGCAAGACAGCCCCCGGCTACCGTGGCTTTGCGGTCCACGCGGCCATCGATGTGACGCTGGAGCAAGACCTGGCCCGGCGCGATCTCACTATCAATGCAATAGCTGCTCGTGCTGGTCCTATAAGCGCTGACGGCCAATTTGACGTAGATTTTGAAGCCTTGACCGACCCCTTTGGCGGCCAGCGCGACCTGCAGGCCAAGCTGCTGCGCCACGTCACCGATGCGTTCCGCGAAGACCCGGTGCGCATCCTGCGTGTGGCCCGCTTTGCCGCCCGCTTCACCGACTTCACCGTGGCCCCCGAGACCCTGGAACTGATGCGCGAGATGGTGGCCGCAGGCGAGGTCGATGCCCTGGTGCCCGAGCGGGTGTGGCAGGAACTGGCCCGCGGTCTGATGGAGCCGCAGCCCTCGCGCATGTTTGCGGTGCTGCGCGACTGCGGTGCCCTGGCCCGGCTGCTGCCCGAGGTGGCGGCCCTGTGGGGCGTGCCCCAGCGCGCCGACTACCACCCCGAGATCGACACCGGTATCCACGTGATGATGGTGCTCGACATGGCGGCGCGGCTGCAGGCGCCGCTGCCGGTGCGCTTTGCGTGCCTGACGCACGATCTGGGCAAAGCCACCACGCCCGCCGACATCTTGCCCCGCCATATTGGCCACGAAATGCGCAGTGCGGATCTATTGAAAGGCCTGTGCCAGCGCCTGCGCGTGCCCACGGACTGCCGTGACCTGGCCGACGTGGTGGCCCGCGAGCACGGCAATATCCACCGCGGCTTGGACATCAGCAGCGCCGCCGCCTTGCGTCTGCTGGAGCGGGCCGATGCCTTTCGCAAACCCCAGCGCTTCGCCGATGCCTTGCTGGCCTGCGAGTGCGATGCGCGCGGAAGACTGGGCCTGGACGGGCAACCCTACCCGCAACGTCCCCACTGGCTGGCCGTGCTACAGGCGGCACAGTCGGTGGCCACCGAGCCGATCGCCAAGATGGCCCAGGAAAAGGGCGTGCAAGGCAAAGACATTGGGGGACTGGTCCACGCCGCGCGGGTGGCGGCCATCCACGCGGCCGGGTTGGCCGATTAA
- the ttcA gene encoding tRNA 2-thiocytidine(32) synthetase TtcA: protein MSAVWTTDEVIAPTSPAAPDFKIERETHKLEKRLCREMGKAIVDYNMVEEGDKVMVCVSGGKDSYAMLDILLKLKARAPIHFDIIAVNLDQKQPGFPADVLPTYLTALGVPFHIENQDTYSIVKRVIPEGKTTCGLCSRLRRGILYRVADELGATKIALGHHRDDMLQTFFLNMFFGGKLKGMPPKLVSDDGRHIVIRPLAYVTEKDLTRWAAHKQFPIIPCTLCGSQENLQRKQIAQMLQEWEKKHPGRIESMFSALQNVVPSHLMDRSRYDFEGLQTTGMPSDDGDQAFDAPTFPPAGLPGLQVVHL from the coding sequence ATGAGCGCCGTATGGACCACCGACGAGGTGATTGCCCCCACCTCTCCAGCCGCCCCCGATTTCAAGATCGAGCGCGAAACGCATAAATTAGAGAAACGCCTGTGCCGCGAGATGGGCAAGGCCATCGTGGACTACAACATGGTGGAAGAAGGCGACAAGGTGATGGTGTGCGTGAGCGGCGGCAAGGACAGCTACGCCATGCTGGACATCCTGCTCAAGCTCAAGGCCCGCGCGCCCATCCACTTCGACATCATCGCCGTCAACCTCGACCAGAAGCAGCCCGGCTTCCCCGCCGACGTGCTGCCCACCTACCTCACCGCCCTGGGTGTGCCCTTTCACATCGAGAACCAGGACACCTACAGCATCGTCAAGCGCGTGATCCCCGAGGGCAAGACCACCTGCGGCCTGTGCAGCCGCCTGCGCCGCGGCATTCTGTACCGCGTGGCCGACGAGCTGGGGGCCACCAAGATTGCGCTGGGCCACCACCGCGACGACATGCTGCAGACCTTCTTCTTGAACATGTTCTTCGGCGGCAAGCTCAAGGGCATGCCGCCCAAGCTGGTCAGCGACGATGGCCGCCACATCGTCATCCGTCCCCTGGCCTACGTGACGGAGAAAGACCTGACCCGCTGGGCCGCGCACAAGCAGTTCCCCATCATCCCCTGCACCCTGTGCGGCAGCCAGGAAAACCTGCAGCGCAAGCAGATCGCCCAGATGCTGCAAGAGTGGGAAAAGAAACACCCCGGCCGCATCGAAAGCATGTTCAGCGCGCTGCAAAACGTGGTGCCCTCGCACCTGATGGACCGCAGCCGCTACGACTTCGAAGGCCTGCAAACCACCGGCATGCCCAGCGATGACGGCGACCAGGCGTTTGATGCGCCGACCTTTCCACCCGCAGGTTTGCCCGGTCTGCAGGTCGTGCACCTATGA
- a CDS encoding substrate-binding periplasmic protein has protein sequence MTLLASRAIHRRTVLRIAALGLWACAVSAQAVETIRILTEEYPPFNFTDKGRITGLGTEVVQAVLREINVEGQFQSVPWARAYETTQTNANVLIYSINRSKEREKLFKWVGPITPTDFYLFSLKSRNVHLGSLEDAKALQIGTVNQDIGEQYLVSQGFALGHNLQSSTRYELNYEKLKLGRVDLWVMNELGAYYMVRQAGDDPAEMLNKVLRIADISGSGNYMAFGLKTPDAVVERFRKGLDAIKKNGIYDALQKKWL, from the coding sequence ATGACACTGTTGGCTTCCCGCGCAATTCACCGCCGCACTGTATTGCGCATCGCAGCCCTGGGCCTGTGGGCCTGCGCTGTATCGGCCCAGGCTGTCGAAACCATCCGCATCCTGACGGAAGAGTACCCACCCTTCAATTTCACCGACAAAGGCCGCATCACCGGCCTGGGGACCGAAGTGGTGCAGGCGGTGCTCAGGGAAATCAACGTCGAAGGCCAGTTCCAATCGGTACCGTGGGCCCGCGCCTACGAGACCACGCAAACCAACGCCAACGTGCTGATCTACTCGATCAACCGGTCCAAGGAACGCGAAAAACTCTTCAAATGGGTGGGTCCGATCACCCCTACCGACTTCTATCTGTTCTCGCTGAAATCCCGCAACGTGCACCTGGGCAGCCTGGAGGACGCCAAAGCCCTGCAAATCGGCACCGTCAACCAGGACATTGGCGAGCAGTATCTGGTGTCCCAGGGGTTTGCGCTGGGCCACAACCTGCAGTCCAGCACCCGGTATGAGCTGAACTACGAAAAGCTCAAACTCGGCCGGGTCGATTTGTGGGTGATGAACGAGCTGGGGGCCTACTATATGGTGCGCCAGGCCGGGGATGACCCCGCCGAGATGCTGAACAAGGTACTGCGCATCGCCGACATCAGCGGCAGCGGCAACTACATGGCTTTTGGCCTGAAAACCCCGGATGCCGTGGTGGAGCGCTTCCGCAAAGGCCTGGACGCCATCAAAAAGAACGGCATCTACGACGCGCTGCAGAAAAAATGGCTCTAA
- a CDS encoding H-NS histone family protein: protein MPTYKELLEQRALLEQQIKQAHTLENADAIEKVKALVADFGLTADDIFGAGKARTKAVAKVAPKFRNPLTGDTWTGRGKPPKWIQNLDRDQFLIA, encoded by the coding sequence ATGCCAACCTACAAAGAACTTCTCGAACAGCGCGCACTCCTGGAGCAGCAAATCAAGCAAGCCCATACGCTGGAAAATGCCGATGCCATCGAAAAGGTTAAGGCGCTGGTAGCTGATTTTGGTTTGACTGCCGACGATATTTTCGGCGCAGGCAAAGCCCGCACCAAAGCCGTTGCCAAAGTGGCCCCCAAGTTCCGCAATCCCCTCACGGGCGATACCTGGACCGGCCGTGGCAAACCACCAAAGTGGATTCAAAACCTGGACCGCGACCAGTTTCTGATTGCCTAA
- a CDS encoding class I SAM-dependent methyltransferase, which yields MEKTSPSLTIALQTEIRGAIAAADGWIPFDQFMAQALYHPGLGYYANERPKFGSQDADGSDFVTAPELSGLFGQALATQVAQALQATGTTEVWEFGAGSGALALQLLEALGDQVQRYCIVDLSGTLRARQQLRLARFADKVQWVTELPATLQAVVVGNEVLDAMPVQLLARVGGVWHERGVAWSGEEFTWQDRPTALRPPCGIDGPHDYLTEIHPQAESFIRTLADRLTQGAAFFLDYGFPEAEYYHPQRSTGTVMCHYQHRADPDPLALVGLKDITAHVNFSGIALAGQDAGLNVLGYTSQARFLMNCGLLSKMEHATHMERAQALKLITEHEMGELFKVVAFGAGQEWEPLGFTQGDRSHTL from the coding sequence GTGGAAAAAACATCGCCCAGTTTAACGATCGCGCTCCAGACCGAGATTCGGGGGGCTATTGCAGCCGCCGACGGCTGGATCCCCTTTGACCAGTTCATGGCCCAGGCCCTGTACCACCCCGGTTTGGGCTACTACGCCAACGAGCGCCCCAAGTTCGGCAGCCAGGATGCCGACGGCAGCGACTTTGTCACCGCGCCCGAGCTGTCCGGCCTGTTTGGCCAGGCCCTGGCCACGCAGGTGGCCCAGGCGCTGCAAGCCACCGGTACCACCGAGGTGTGGGAGTTCGGCGCGGGTTCGGGTGCGCTGGCGCTGCAGCTGCTCGAAGCCCTGGGCGACCAGGTGCAGCGCTATTGCATCGTCGACCTGTCGGGCACGTTGCGGGCCCGCCAGCAGCTGCGCCTGGCCCGCTTTGCCGACAAGGTGCAGTGGGTGACCGAGCTGCCCGCCACGCTGCAGGCAGTGGTGGTGGGCAACGAGGTGCTGGACGCGATGCCGGTGCAGCTGCTGGCCCGGGTCGGCGGCGTGTGGCATGAGCGCGGCGTGGCGTGGTCTGGCGAAGAGTTCACCTGGCAAGACCGCCCCACCGCCCTGCGTCCGCCCTGTGGCATCGACGGCCCGCACGACTACCTGACCGAAATCCACCCCCAGGCCGAGTCCTTCATCCGCACCCTGGCCGACCGGCTCACCCAGGGCGCGGCCTTCTTTCTGGACTATGGCTTCCCCGAGGCCGAGTACTACCACCCGCAGCGCAGCACCGGCACGGTGATGTGCCACTACCAGCACCGCGCCGACCCCGACCCGCTGGCCCTGGTGGGGCTGAAGGACATCACCGCCCACGTCAACTTCAGCGGCATCGCCCTGGCCGGGCAGGACGCGGGCCTCAACGTGCTGGGCTACACCAGCCAGGCGCGGTTTCTGATGAACTGTGGTTTGCTATCTAAAATGGAGCACGCTACGCATATGGAACGGGCGCAAGCCCTTAAATTGATCACGGAACACGAAATGGGCGAATTGTTCAAGGTGGTGGCGTTTGGCGCTGGCCAGGAGTGGGAGCCGCTGGGCTTCACCCAGGGCGACCGCAGCCACACCCTTTAG
- a CDS encoding substrate-binding domain-containing protein: protein MSLKRIAEELGLSLTTVSRAMNGYPEVAAATRRDVLEAAARMDYRADSRARGLALGRADAVGIVFPITTGDLGDQQFLQVASSMSERFALAGLDLLIVSASADDELTAYERAITSRHIGVFVVPRTRVHDRRLELLQARNVAFVAYGRSASLTSEYAWFDFDNLAGARMATDRLLRLGHRRLAYLGASPEYNFADQRYAGFCASLKAAGVPLKPQAVQRNALERRSGYAAMQKLLALPQRPTAVLVDNNLAGIGAVHAVLHSGLVLGRDLSVIVYDGLGSDSVVRTSVTAVLQPTPATTGVALAEMTLARLRGEPLQTLQKLCMPELEIGDSDGPPLAS from the coding sequence ATGTCACTGAAACGGATCGCCGAAGAACTCGGCCTGTCGCTCACCACCGTGAGCCGCGCCATGAACGGCTATCCCGAAGTGGCGGCAGCAACACGCCGGGACGTTCTGGAAGCGGCGGCGCGCATGGACTACCGGGCCGATTCCCGCGCCCGGGGCTTGGCGCTGGGGCGGGCCGATGCCGTAGGTATCGTGTTTCCTATCACCACGGGCGATCTGGGTGACCAGCAGTTTTTGCAGGTGGCTTCGTCGATGAGTGAGCGCTTTGCGCTGGCCGGGCTGGACTTGCTGATCGTGTCGGCCTCGGCCGACGACGAATTGACGGCGTACGAACGGGCCATCACCAGCCGCCATATTGGGGTGTTCGTGGTGCCCCGCACCCGCGTGCACGACCGGCGGCTGGAGCTGCTGCAGGCCCGCAACGTGGCATTTGTGGCCTACGGACGCAGCGCGTCGCTCACCTCCGAATACGCCTGGTTTGACTTCGACAACCTGGCCGGTGCCCGCATGGCCACCGACCGCCTGCTGCGCCTGGGCCACCGCCGCCTGGCCTATCTGGGCGCATCGCCTGAATACAACTTTGCCGACCAGCGCTACGCCGGGTTTTGCGCCAGCCTGAAAGCGGCGGGCGTGCCGCTCAAACCCCAGGCGGTGCAGCGCAATGCGCTGGAGCGCCGCTCCGGCTATGCGGCCATGCAGAAGCTGCTGGCCCTGCCGCAGCGGCCCACTGCGGTGCTGGTGGACAACAATTTGGCCGGTATTGGCGCGGTCCATGCTGTGCTGCACTCCGGCCTGGTGCTGGGACGGGATCTGTCGGTCATCGTGTACGACGGACTGGGCTCGGATTCGGTGGTGCGGACCTCGGTCACCGCGGTGCTGCAGCCGACGCCCGCCACCACGGGTGTGGCGCTGGCCGAAATGACGTTGGCACGCCTGCGCGGCGAGCCGCTGCAGACGCTGCAGAAACTGTGCATGCCAGAGCTGGAAATCGGCGACAGCGACGGCCCGCCGTTGGCCAGTTAA
- a CDS encoding substrate-binding periplasmic protein translates to MTTARRAALLAWALLLPLSPWAQTVQVVTETTPFVYMQDGKIAGPATEVLEKTLQLAGIKDYRLNVYPWARAYDMAQNEPNVLIYLVARTPEREAKFQWVGEFMQTRYHLYKLRERADIRASNLDAARQFTIGVMRDDLRHQFLQQQGFTRLVMSAQTSENFGQLLKHKVDMVPLSEAGAEAQCRSTAFDCAGLERVLPLDALTTGLYMAYSLGTPPALVQRTQAAFKQLKANGTVQRTMEPKTTVSKAP, encoded by the coding sequence ATGACAACTGCACGGCGCGCCGCCCTCCTCGCCTGGGCCCTGCTGCTACCGCTGAGCCCTTGGGCGCAGACGGTGCAGGTGGTGACCGAAACCACACCCTTCGTCTACATGCAAGATGGCAAGATTGCCGGCCCGGCCACCGAGGTGCTGGAAAAAACCCTGCAACTGGCGGGCATCAAAGACTACCGCCTCAACGTATACCCCTGGGCCCGTGCCTACGACATGGCGCAAAACGAGCCCAATGTGCTGATCTACCTGGTGGCCCGCACCCCCGAGCGCGAGGCCAAATTCCAGTGGGTCGGCGAATTCATGCAAACCCGCTACCACCTGTACAAACTGCGCGAGCGAGCCGACATCCGCGCCAGCAATCTGGATGCGGCGCGCCAGTTCACCATCGGCGTGATGCGCGACGACCTGCGCCACCAGTTCCTGCAGCAGCAGGGCTTTACCCGGCTGGTGATGTCGGCGCAAACCAGCGAAAACTTTGGCCAGTTGCTCAAACACAAGGTGGACATGGTGCCGCTCAGCGAAGCCGGTGCCGAAGCCCAGTGCCGCAGCACCGCGTTCGACTGCGCCGGGCTGGAGCGGGTGCTGCCCCTGGACGCGCTGACCACCGGCCTCTACATGGCCTACAGCCTGGGCACCCCGCCCGCCTTGGTGCAACGCACCCAGGCCGCGTTCAAGCAACTCAAGGCCAACGGCACCGTGCAACGCACCATGGAACCCAAGACCACGGTCAGCAAAGCACCCTGA
- a CDS encoding SDR family oxidoreductase, which yields MLPPNPPVPPARTALVTGAGKRLGREIALALAAGGWQVAVHYRHSEHDAIQTVADCADITSASGLKHHMFQADLADEAAVRALLPRVVAHFGAVDAVVNCASTFEHDNAATFGFAALEQHLRSNTGAPILLAQALHSHLQARNAGGAVVNLLDQKLWNLNPDFFSYTLSKAALEVANTMLAQALAPHVRVVGVAPGLTLKSHMLSDEQFAVLHQISPLGRSSTAVDVAATVKFALENGSITGTTLLVDGGQHLMQFERDFSLMDLT from the coding sequence ATGTTGCCACCAAACCCGCCCGTCCCCCCAGCCCGTACTGCATTGGTAACTGGTGCGGGCAAACGGCTGGGCCGCGAAATTGCCCTGGCCCTGGCGGCAGGCGGCTGGCAGGTAGCGGTGCACTACCGACACTCCGAGCACGATGCTATTCAAACTGTAGCTGACTGCGCCGATATTACAAGCGCTAGCGGCCTAAAACACCATATGTTTCAGGCCGATCTGGCCGACGAAGCCGCCGTACGCGCCCTGCTGCCCCGCGTGGTGGCGCACTTTGGCGCGGTAGACGCGGTGGTGAATTGCGCCTCCACTTTTGAGCACGACAACGCCGCCACCTTTGGCTTTGCCGCACTGGAGCAGCATCTGCGCAGCAATACCGGCGCACCGATTTTGCTGGCCCAGGCCCTGCACAGCCACCTGCAAGCGCGCAATGCGGGGGGTGCGGTGGTCAATCTGCTGGACCAGAAGCTGTGGAACCTGAACCCTGACTTTTTCAGCTACACCCTGTCCAAAGCCGCGCTGGAGGTGGCCAACACCATGCTGGCGCAGGCCCTGGCGCCGCATGTGCGGGTGGTGGGCGTAGCCCCCGGCCTGACGCTCAAGAGCCACATGCTCAGTGACGAACAGTTTGCCGTGCTGCACCAGATCTCGCCGCTGGGCCGCTCGTCCACCGCGGTCGATGTGGCGGCCACGGTGAAGTTTGCACTGGAAAATGGCTCCATCACCGGCACCACCCTGCTGGTGGACGGCGGCCAACACCTGATGCAATTCGAGCGGGACTTTTCCCTCATGGACCTTACCTAA
- a CDS encoding ROK family protein gives MKACIDVGGTKVAVSLASGNDDLPVLQGRRTEPTAKTGKNDALAVQIIRMVDETCAELGVDPASVQNAGVSSAGPFIINDGLIELAGPNICGGMAGPARGLPNDWTTALLEAPLGARFARVRIENDCVAALEAERHWGALKGFDHCAYVTWSTGIGVGLCVDGHVLRGKNGNAGHAGHMFVSDNDDALCGCGNVGDVEGLVAGNSIARRFGQEAPVLFQAARAGDAAALKIVDDLCRVMGRTLYNLVAILDLQRISMGGSVFWHNRDFLLPRLQAHIDAHLPALTTGALLVPAGLADKVGDYAAVALA, from the coding sequence ATGAAAGCATGTATCGACGTCGGCGGCACCAAGGTTGCCGTGAGCCTGGCCAGCGGTAACGACGACCTGCCGGTGCTGCAAGGCCGCCGCACCGAACCCACTGCCAAAACCGGCAAAAACGACGCGCTGGCGGTGCAGATCATCCGCATGGTCGATGAAACCTGTGCCGAGCTCGGCGTAGACCCCGCATCGGTGCAAAACGCCGGTGTCTCGTCGGCCGGCCCGTTCATCATCAACGACGGCCTCATCGAACTGGCCGGTCCCAATATCTGCGGCGGCATGGCCGGCCCGGCGCGTGGCCTGCCCAACGACTGGACCACCGCCTTGCTGGAAGCCCCGCTGGGAGCCCGCTTCGCCCGCGTGCGTATCGAAAACGACTGCGTCGCCGCGCTGGAGGCCGAACGCCACTGGGGCGCCTTGAAAGGCTTTGACCACTGTGCCTACGTCACCTGGAGTACCGGCATCGGCGTCGGCCTGTGCGTGGACGGCCATGTGCTGCGCGGCAAAAACGGCAATGCCGGCCACGCGGGGCATATGTTTGTGAGCGACAACGACGACGCCCTGTGCGGCTGCGGCAACGTGGGCGACGTGGAGGGCCTGGTAGCGGGCAACTCGATCGCCCGCCGCTTTGGCCAGGAGGCGCCGGTGCTGTTCCAGGCGGCCCGCGCGGGCGATGCTGCCGCCTTGAAAATCGTCGATGACCTGTGCCGCGTGATGGGGCGCACCTTGTACAACCTGGTGGCCATCCTGGATTTGCAGCGCATTAGTATGGGTGGCAGCGTGTTTTGGCATAACCGCGACTTTCTGCTGCCCCGTTTGCAGGCGCATATTGATGCCCATTTGCCCGCATTAACCACCGGCGCTTTGCTGGTACCCGCCGGCCTGGCCGACAAGGTCGGGGATTACGCGGCCGTGGCACTGGCCTGA
- a CDS encoding glutathione S-transferase family protein, translated as MQKLYIGNKNYSSWSMRPWVLLKQAGIAFEEIYVRFDSFDPDSHFKATVNAVNPVGKVPVWVDGDLAVWDTLAIAETLAEQYPDKQLWPRDPHARARARSVCAEMHSGFGALRSHCPMNIEAQLPVVGQLVWRDQPGVRADIARLVALWSELLQTHGGPMLFGNFSIADAFFAPVCMRLNTYALPLPAAAQAYVDRVTALPGVQAWVQEALAEHDFLDFEEPYRVAR; from the coding sequence ATGCAAAAGCTTTACATTGGCAATAAAAACTATTCTTCCTGGTCCATGCGCCCATGGGTGCTGTTAAAGCAGGCTGGTATTGCATTTGAAGAGATTTATGTGCGGTTTGATTCCTTCGACCCTGATTCTCACTTCAAAGCCACGGTGAATGCGGTGAATCCGGTCGGCAAAGTACCGGTATGGGTAGATGGCGATCTGGCAGTATGGGACACACTGGCTATTGCCGAAACCCTGGCCGAGCAATATCCCGACAAGCAGCTCTGGCCGCGTGACCCACATGCCCGGGCCCGGGCCCGCAGCGTGTGCGCCGAAATGCATTCCGGCTTTGGAGCCTTGCGCAGCCACTGCCCGATGAACATCGAAGCCCAGTTGCCGGTGGTCGGGCAACTGGTCTGGCGCGACCAGCCCGGGGTGCGCGCCGATATCGCCCGCCTGGTGGCCCTGTGGTCCGAGCTGCTGCAAACCCATGGCGGCCCCATGCTGTTTGGCAACTTCAGCATTGCCGACGCGTTTTTTGCACCCGTCTGCATGCGCTTGAACACCTATGCCCTGCCACTGCCCGCTGCCGCCCAGGCCTATGTGGACCGGGTAACCGCCTTGCCGGGCGTGCAAGCCTGGGTCCAGGAGGCCCTGGCCGAGCACGACTTCCTCGACTTCGAGGAGCCCTACCGGGTCGCGCGCTAG